A genomic segment from Ruficoccus amylovorans encodes:
- a CDS encoding JAB domain-containing protein, whose amino-acid sequence MMYIREVEIHYRDTDIAVDHAKLNVPEHVVAYMKGAIEFRIDQEQLWVILLDARLQAMGRFLCHLGTASACLIHPREVFRPAIVGSACNIIVVHNHPSGDPSPSDADKVLTKRLKSCGELLNIQLLDHVILGRAEVDPEGQGYYSFME is encoded by the coding sequence ATGATGTACATCCGGGAAGTGGAGATTCATTACCGGGATACCGATATCGCGGTTGATCACGCGAAGTTGAATGTACCAGAACACGTTGTCGCGTACATGAAGGGCGCGATAGAGTTCCGTATCGACCAGGAGCAGCTCTGGGTGATCCTTCTGGATGCCCGCCTACAGGCGATGGGACGCTTTTTGTGCCATCTGGGCACGGCCTCAGCTTGCCTGATCCATCCTCGGGAGGTGTTTCGCCCGGCTATTGTGGGCTCGGCCTGCAACATTATAGTCGTGCATAATCATCCCAGTGGGGATCCCTCCCCAAGCGATGCCGATAAGGTACTGACCAAACGCCTCAAATCGTGCGGGGAGTTGCTGAATATCCAGCTGCTTGACCATGTCATTCTGGGACGAGCAGAGGTGGATCCAGAAGGGCAGGGGTATTACTCGTTTATGGAGTAG
- a CDS encoding AlbA family DNA-binding domain-containing protein, with product MDDITFRRLLYEEESVFLDFKCQQYPFKDVSDTQKSELLKDILGFCNARRPGLDAYILIGVKEIRGGQSEVVGIAECEHLSDNDIQQFVNTKTNRPVHFRYEAYCFSEKQVGVIVIAEQQRPIYLKKDYGKLKRDCVYVRRGSSTDPSHPASPDEIALMGSEKSTPNTKIDILFAEPDYDVSIGLAFPLRGEYCQMPDDDDIPLIEPRATTSTYGGLTFDLGNAFREPINSEFYRELAYYEYVRRLFRPVRLSVQNTGEVSAKNVRVEIVLADDDGVFALDECEVPERPRRKGSFISTPVIGAVGAAIRREPGIVEISTKGERTSIEINCYDLQPGRQVWSEVFYIGTRNNGVSEINGKVYADSLSKPAEFRLTVQAEIQFTQMTVDELRSLNVPERDYTD from the coding sequence ATGGATGATATTACTTTTCGGCGATTGTTATACGAAGAAGAAAGCGTTTTCTTAGATTTTAAATGTCAACAGTATCCGTTCAAAGATGTTTCTGATACGCAAAAGTCAGAACTCCTCAAAGATATATTGGGTTTCTGTAATGCGAGAAGACCAGGTCTTGATGCCTATATTTTGATAGGTGTAAAAGAGATTCGTGGAGGGCAAAGTGAGGTTGTTGGTATTGCTGAATGTGAGCATTTAAGTGATAATGATATTCAGCAATTTGTGAATACCAAGACCAACCGTCCTGTTCATTTCAGGTATGAAGCATATTGTTTCAGCGAAAAGCAAGTTGGGGTCATTGTTATCGCCGAGCAACAGCGACCAATTTATTTGAAGAAGGATTATGGAAAGCTCAAGAGAGACTGTGTTTATGTTCGTCGTGGAAGCTCGACTGATCCTTCCCATCCTGCGTCGCCGGATGAGATCGCATTAATGGGGTCTGAAAAGTCGACGCCGAATACAAAGATCGATATTTTATTTGCGGAGCCCGACTATGATGTCTCGATAGGATTGGCGTTTCCATTAAGAGGCGAATATTGTCAAATGCCTGATGATGATGACATTCCATTGATTGAACCTCGGGCTACTACGTCTACGTATGGGGGACTAACCTTTGACCTCGGAAATGCTTTTAGGGAACCTATAAACAGCGAGTTCTATCGGGAACTTGCTTATTATGAATATGTGAGGCGTTTGTTTCGCCCAGTGAGGCTTTCTGTGCAGAATACTGGCGAGGTGTCGGCTAAGAATGTCCGTGTTGAGATTGTTTTGGCTGATGATGACGGGGTATTTGCTCTTGATGAGTGCGAAGTCCCAGAACGGCCCCGGAGAAAAGGATCATTTATTTCTACTCCTGTGATAGGGGCGGTTGGGGCTGCAATACGGCGGGAACCAGGGATCGTTGAGATTTCTACCAAGGGTGAGCGTACGTCGATCGAAATTAACTGTTATGATCTTCAGCCTGGAAGGCAGGTTTGGTCAGAGGTGTTTTACATCGGAACACGAAACAATGGAGTTTCTGAGATTAATGGAAAGGTGTATGCGGACAGCCTATCAAAGCCCGCTGAGTTCCGGCTTACAGTTCAAGCAGAGATTCAATTCACCCAAATGACTGTCGACGAGCTTCGTTCTTTGAATGTGCCAGAGAGGGATTATACGGATTAA
- a CDS encoding TA system VapC family ribonuclease toxin codes for MYLLDVNMLIAVLDPHHEHHDKVVDWFLAKHRDGWATCPLTENGFIRIFGHRNYPNGPADTLVARRLLMRLCAEPGYVFWPDSVSLMDEQRFKRLPDSKHLTDLYLLALAVENKGSLVTLDRRIDASYVAGGEKAYAILTA; via the coding sequence ATGTATTTGCTGGATGTGAATATGCTCATTGCGGTGCTGGACCCCCATCATGAGCATCACGACAAGGTGGTGGACTGGTTTCTGGCGAAGCATCGGGATGGGTGGGCGACGTGCCCGTTAACTGAAAATGGTTTTATTCGCATTTTCGGGCATCGCAACTATCCCAACGGCCCTGCTGATACGCTCGTAGCCCGGCGTTTGTTGATGCGTCTGTGCGCGGAACCGGGGTACGTGTTTTGGCCGGACAGCGTGTCGCTGATGGATGAGCAGCGGTTCAAGCGGTTGCCAGACTCAAAGCACCTGACTGATTTGTATCTGCTGGCTCTGGCGGTCGAAAACAAAGGAAGCCTGGTCACCTTGGATCGTCGTATCGATGCCTCATACGTTGCCGGTGGCGAAAAGGCGTACGCTATTCTGACGGCATAA
- a CDS encoding DUF6880 family protein, translating to MLIPPEDSADFLRHYKELLTLVAGAPLNGTNDWADARDTLIEQWEDFKSRDSIASNPLYPVVPFAVHGKFYFLKRYKKYCAMQHIDSGKFYAVHSLTTPLEEMMPEYCLIEACLYPFRGVILCDGLVRGYNVALGKNMVAEIREAFTTAKRNGALIHEITVPASDEPAAKAEKESPARTRPLTVCELSKERLRNLEKIPAAELAAFINHMADGNETIAQFAEMFLKRDNPQELASELRGMIDEIANTSDFIDYYASDGVARQLDDILDVIERDLIPSDPTVALYTLHDFIQSDTAVMENADDSNGSIGMTYHRACQLLGTASIAADKPKLAEEIFFDLYEGDDYGTRSRLIDEAPSIFSEDSLQQLIQEWRERTAKEDPKAYGGIGHRLARIAKSIGNPELYEEASLRGQPVNEAPFVALDVAKVYLTCGKPEIALSKIPAEHTCPHHSTRSDLLIEIHEALGNTEAVATEYWKRFEQSASFESARHYLDNIPPSERDEASKRMRSVVLEGNFSPLTKATYFARTRDLATAADIIENNADRIEGEYSASLLDFAKPLGKQYPLALSILYRANLNPILDQGSSKYYRHAARYARKLETLAKRITDWKNVTPHQTYWLGIEQKHKRKRRFWEEYNSLAN from the coding sequence ATGCTCATCCCACCCGAAGACTCCGCCGATTTTTTACGCCATTACAAGGAACTGCTGACGCTCGTCGCAGGGGCTCCCCTCAATGGCACAAACGACTGGGCCGATGCCCGGGACACTCTGATCGAGCAGTGGGAGGACTTCAAATCCCGCGACAGTATCGCTTCCAATCCGCTTTACCCGGTGGTCCCCTTCGCCGTGCACGGGAAGTTCTACTTCCTCAAGCGCTACAAAAAGTACTGCGCCATGCAGCACATCGACTCGGGCAAGTTCTACGCCGTGCATTCCCTGACCACACCGCTGGAGGAAATGATGCCCGAGTACTGTCTCATCGAGGCCTGCCTCTACCCGTTCCGGGGCGTCATCCTTTGCGATGGTCTCGTGCGCGGCTATAATGTGGCACTGGGCAAAAACATGGTGGCGGAAATCCGTGAAGCCTTCACGACCGCCAAGCGCAACGGTGCTCTGATTCACGAAATCACCGTTCCCGCCAGCGACGAACCCGCGGCGAAAGCAGAAAAAGAATCACCGGCCCGCACACGCCCCCTCACCGTATGCGAACTCTCTAAGGAGCGGCTCAGAAATTTAGAAAAAATCCCCGCTGCGGAACTGGCCGCGTTTATCAATCACATGGCTGACGGCAACGAGACGATTGCCCAATTCGCGGAGATGTTTCTCAAGCGCGACAACCCCCAGGAACTCGCCTCGGAGTTGCGTGGGATGATCGATGAAATCGCCAATACGTCCGACTTCATCGACTACTACGCCAGCGACGGCGTTGCCCGGCAGCTGGACGACATCCTTGACGTGATCGAACGTGATCTGATCCCTTCCGATCCTACAGTCGCCCTCTACACCCTGCACGATTTCATCCAGTCGGACACTGCGGTCATGGAGAATGCGGACGACTCCAACGGCTCCATCGGCATGACCTATCACCGTGCCTGCCAGTTGCTGGGCACGGCCTCAATCGCCGCAGACAAACCCAAGCTCGCCGAGGAGATATTCTTCGACCTGTACGAGGGAGACGACTACGGCACCCGCAGCCGACTCATCGACGAAGCCCCCAGCATATTCAGCGAAGACTCGCTCCAGCAACTCATCCAGGAATGGCGCGAGCGAACCGCCAAGGAAGACCCGAAAGCTTACGGCGGAATCGGCCATCGCCTGGCGAGAATCGCCAAGAGTATCGGCAACCCTGAGCTTTACGAAGAAGCCTCTTTGCGCGGACAGCCAGTCAATGAGGCCCCCTTCGTGGCACTCGACGTTGCGAAGGTCTACCTAACCTGCGGCAAACCGGAGATCGCCCTGAGCAAAATTCCGGCTGAACACACTTGTCCCCATCATTCCACGCGCAGTGACCTGCTAATTGAAATCCATGAGGCGCTCGGCAACACAGAAGCCGTTGCTACCGAGTACTGGAAGCGGTTCGAACAGTCTGCATCGTTCGAGTCTGCACGACACTACCTCGACAACATCCCTCCATCTGAGCGGGACGAAGCAAGCAAACGCATGCGTTCGGTCGTTCTCGAGGGAAATTTCAGCCCGCTGACCAAGGCCACGTACTTCGCCCGGACTCGTGATCTGGCCACCGCCGCCGACATTATCGAGAACAACGCTGACCGCATTGAGGGCGAATACAGCGCCTCGCTTCTCGACTTCGCCAAGCCGCTGGGCAAGCAATACCCGCTCGCCCTCAGCATTCTGTACCGCGCCAACCTCAACCCCATCCTCGACCAAGGCTCGTCAAAGTACTACCGCCACGCCGCCCGTTACGCCCGCAAGCTTGAAACATTAGCCAAACGCATCACCGACTGGAAAAACGTCACCCCTCACCAGACCTATTGGCTCGGTATCGAGCAAAAGCACAAACGCAAGCGTAGGTTCTGGGAGGAATACAACAGCCTGGCAAATTAA
- a CDS encoding DNA-processing protein DprA, with protein sequence MENDFLTEDTKAVILLCGVFGKDRSVSPLTLTEYSSLVRWLIGEKKRPAVLLRQDALAEVSLGTGIDKQRLNSLLGRGVQLGFAVEEWQRNGIWVLSRSDLDYPARYKQHLKDKAPALLFGAGERSLLSGGGLGIVGSRNIDQAAETFTREVAELCAYNRMPVVSGGARGVDLISMNAALEAGGVTIGILAENLLKKSVERSARRAIAEGRLLLLSPYHPHARFTVGTAMGRNKLIYAMADYGLVVSAEHKKGGTWAGAEEELSRKNARPVFVRMDKDVPRGNHELLDLGALEWPHSIEREDLRLSLSNSIANASTERPSEQPSLFDFMSSEDLSAPDKSPQSDETVHDNPIPSQPIHSIEKGPTSIYEAVLPVILSKLKSPTTVEELTQDLDVNKTQLNAWLKKAVAEKVITKLTKPVRYKRLKS encoded by the coding sequence ATGGAAAACGACTTTTTAACAGAAGATACAAAAGCGGTGATTCTGCTGTGCGGGGTGTTCGGGAAAGACCGTTCCGTCAGTCCGCTGACGTTGACGGAGTATTCCTCGCTCGTGCGTTGGCTCATCGGGGAGAAAAAACGCCCGGCTGTTTTGCTAAGGCAAGACGCTCTTGCAGAGGTTTCCCTGGGCACAGGCATCGACAAACAACGCCTCAACTCCCTCCTTGGTCGGGGCGTGCAACTCGGATTTGCCGTAGAGGAATGGCAGCGCAACGGTATCTGGGTGCTCAGTCGGAGCGATCTGGACTATCCTGCCCGCTACAAACAACATCTTAAAGATAAGGCTCCCGCGTTGCTGTTCGGAGCCGGAGAGCGTTCCTTGTTGAGTGGTGGCGGACTGGGCATCGTCGGCTCTCGCAATATCGATCAGGCCGCCGAAACCTTCACCCGTGAAGTTGCCGAACTGTGCGCGTACAACCGCATGCCAGTGGTATCAGGGGGTGCCCGGGGGGTTGACCTGATTTCGATGAACGCGGCACTTGAAGCCGGCGGCGTCACGATAGGCATACTGGCCGAGAACCTCTTGAAGAAAAGCGTGGAGCGCAGTGCCCGCCGGGCCATTGCGGAGGGCCGACTCCTGTTGCTCTCGCCCTACCACCCTCATGCGCGTTTTACCGTGGGAACGGCCATGGGCCGAAACAAGCTGATCTACGCGATGGCGGATTACGGCTTAGTCGTCAGTGCCGAGCATAAAAAGGGTGGTACCTGGGCCGGAGCCGAAGAGGAGCTTTCGCGGAAAAACGCACGACCGGTCTTCGTTCGAATGGATAAAGACGTGCCACGGGGAAACCACGAATTACTCGACCTTGGCGCATTGGAATGGCCGCACTCGATAGAACGCGAGGATTTGAGATTGAGCTTGAGCAACAGCATTGCCAACGCCTCTACGGAAAGGCCCTCAGAGCAGCCCTCACTGTTTGACTTCATGTCTAGCGAGGACCTGTCTGCCCCGGATAAATCACCACAATCCGACGAAACGGTGCATGACAATCCAATTCCTTCGCAACCAATCCATAGCATAGAGAAAGGACCGACTTCGATTTATGAGGCGGTGTTGCCTGTTATCCTTAGCAAGCTGAAATCCCCGACGACAGTTGAAGAGCTCACCCAAGATTTGGATGTAAACAAAACCCAGCTAAATGCCTGGCTGAAAAAGGCAGTCGCTGAAAAGGTAATTACAAAGCTGACCAAACCGGTACGTTATAAAAGATTAAAGTCGTAA
- a CDS encoding RecQ family ATP-dependent DNA helicase yields MTRHSSQMRQRAESYLKTALSRPDASFRDGQWESIEQLLLRNRVLVVQRTGWGKSMVYFLATKLLREEGAGPTLLISPLLSLMRNQIEAAERIGVRARTINSSNDEEWPQILSEVVANQVDILLISPERLANDAFRQNVLAKIASNIGLFVVDEAHCISDWGHDFRPDYRRIVRVLQAVPSNVPVLATTATANDRVVNDVQSQLGEKIVLQRGTLVRKSLKLQNINMPSPAARMAWLAKTIPTLPGSGIVYTLTKRDADRLAEWLSINEISARAYHADKPDREALEQQLLNNTIKVLVATVALGMGFDKPDLGFVIHFQRPSSVVHYYQQVGRAGRAVDEAYGILLCGEEDDPIANFFIGNAFPPQEHISEILGALEESENGLSAPEMQRELNLKQSQIEKTIKYLTVESPSPITKIGTKWQATAAAVHYQIDQANVNAITAIRRAEQQQMRAYMAHTGCLMAFLQAALDDPAPTACGQCRNCNPALLLDETYDDDLANRAGLFLRRSHQPLTPRKNWPAKDMFTQSPLGGYRIPQDQLAEEGRALSLWRDAGWGLLVADGKYQTHRFADQLVSACVEMLQEWTPDPAPQWVTCIPSLSHPELVPDFAARLAKVLGIPFVAGIEKIQANRPQKEMVNSYQQVKNLDGAFNINLEPKDYPPCLLVDDMVDSGWTFTVASALLRQAGCSAVYPMALALNSPRMD; encoded by the coding sequence ATGACACGCCACTCCTCACAGATGCGCCAACGCGCCGAATCTTACTTAAAGACGGCGCTTTCCCGCCCTGATGCCTCATTTCGCGACGGCCAATGGGAAAGCATTGAGCAGCTCCTACTCAGAAACCGCGTTCTCGTCGTGCAGCGCACGGGCTGGGGCAAAAGCATGGTCTACTTCCTCGCGACCAAGCTCTTGCGTGAAGAGGGGGCGGGCCCGACACTGCTGATCTCTCCCCTCCTCTCACTCATGAGGAACCAGATCGAGGCGGCAGAGCGCATTGGTGTGAGAGCCCGCACGATCAACAGCTCGAACGATGAGGAGTGGCCACAGATTCTAAGTGAGGTGGTGGCGAATCAGGTGGATATTCTGTTAATCTCACCGGAACGATTGGCCAACGACGCTTTTCGCCAGAATGTTCTGGCGAAAATAGCCAGCAACATCGGGCTTTTCGTGGTCGATGAGGCGCATTGCATTTCCGACTGGGGACACGATTTCAGGCCGGACTACCGCCGGATCGTGCGGGTGCTTCAGGCGGTTCCATCGAACGTGCCGGTCCTGGCAACGACAGCCACCGCCAATGACCGCGTCGTAAACGACGTTCAATCGCAGCTTGGCGAAAAGATTGTCCTGCAAAGAGGAACGCTCGTTCGCAAGAGCCTGAAGCTCCAGAATATCAACATGCCCAGCCCGGCGGCCCGGATGGCCTGGCTGGCGAAGACCATCCCCACTCTCCCCGGAAGCGGCATCGTTTACACGCTGACAAAACGCGATGCGGATCGCCTCGCCGAGTGGCTTTCGATCAATGAAATTTCCGCCAGGGCATACCACGCAGACAAGCCTGACCGGGAAGCACTGGAGCAGCAACTCCTGAACAACACGATCAAGGTGCTGGTCGCAACGGTTGCTCTGGGGATGGGTTTCGATAAACCGGATCTGGGGTTCGTCATCCACTTTCAGCGCCCCTCATCTGTGGTTCACTATTACCAGCAGGTTGGCCGGGCGGGTCGTGCCGTCGATGAAGCCTATGGCATTTTGCTTTGCGGCGAAGAGGACGACCCGATCGCGAATTTCTTCATCGGCAATGCGTTCCCGCCCCAAGAGCATATTTCTGAAATTCTCGGCGCGTTGGAGGAATCCGAGAACGGGCTTTCCGCCCCGGAAATGCAACGTGAGCTGAACCTGAAGCAAAGCCAGATTGAAAAAACCATCAAATACCTGACTGTGGAGTCCCCCTCGCCGATTACAAAGATCGGCACCAAATGGCAGGCAACAGCTGCCGCCGTTCATTATCAGATCGATCAGGCAAACGTGAACGCCATCACCGCGATCAGGCGGGCGGAGCAGCAGCAGATGCGCGCCTACATGGCGCACACCGGTTGCCTGATGGCGTTCTTGCAGGCTGCGCTGGATGACCCTGCTCCCACGGCTTGCGGCCAGTGCAGAAACTGCAACCCCGCGCTACTGCTGGATGAGACCTACGATGACGACTTGGCCAATCGGGCCGGGCTGTTTCTGCGCAGGAGCCATCAGCCGCTTACGCCCAGAAAAAACTGGCCCGCCAAGGATATGTTTACTCAATCTCCTTTGGGAGGATATCGCATCCCGCAGGATCAACTTGCCGAAGAAGGCCGCGCATTAAGCCTTTGGCGTGATGCCGGATGGGGGCTGCTTGTTGCCGATGGCAAATACCAGACTCATCGATTTGCCGACCAACTGGTGAGCGCCTGCGTGGAGATGCTGCAGGAATGGACTCCTGATCCGGCGCCCCAATGGGTAACCTGCATCCCCTCGCTGAGCCACCCCGAACTAGTGCCCGATTTTGCGGCAAGGCTGGCAAAAGTGTTAGGCATACCGTTCGTCGCAGGCATTGAAAAAATACAGGCGAACAGGCCGCAGAAAGAGATGGTTAACAGCTACCAGCAGGTCAAAAACCTGGATGGTGCATTCAACATAAACCTGGAGCCCAAAGACTACCCGCCCTGCCTCCTGGTCGATGATATGGTCGATTCCGGATGGACTTTCACCGTGGCATCGGCCTTGTTGCGACAGGCGGGATGCTCCGCCGTGTATCCCATGGCCTTAGCCTTAAACAGCCCGAGGATGGACTAA
- a CDS encoding alpha/beta hydrolase has protein sequence MFKAHFARLVIPCLASLLTMTSLYSQSPTPDTVIPYKDTTKGELTLSVFYPEGHKPTDKTPAIVFFFGGGWVTGGPSQFYSHCEYLASRGIVAIAAQYRTKNSHGTTPQEAVMDGKSAMRWVRAHAAELGIDPDRIAAGGGSAGGQVAAATALAKGFDEDSDTSVSCRPDALVLFNPVIDNGPGGYGHDRVKEYWEAFSPMNNIDADAPPTVIFLGTKDNLIPVSTAETYKTRMEQNGVRCDLHLYQDQTHGFFNTSHPEHFYLTLLETDKFLTSLGYLQGDPTLQPPTAETTSPAAK, from the coding sequence ATGTTTAAAGCTCACTTCGCCCGCTTGGTTATCCCCTGTCTGGCCAGCCTGCTGACCATGACCTCCCTTTACTCGCAGTCCCCCACCCCGGATACCGTGATCCCGTACAAAGACACGACTAAAGGCGAGCTCACGCTCTCCGTCTTTTACCCTGAGGGCCACAAGCCAACCGACAAAACCCCGGCCATCGTCTTCTTTTTCGGGGGGGGCTGGGTCACTGGCGGCCCCAGCCAGTTTTACTCGCACTGCGAGTACCTGGCCTCCCGGGGTATCGTGGCCATCGCCGCCCAGTACCGCACGAAAAACAGCCACGGCACCACCCCGCAAGAAGCCGTCATGGACGGAAAATCCGCCATGCGCTGGGTTCGTGCCCACGCCGCCGAGCTCGGGATCGACCCCGACCGTATCGCTGCCGGCGGAGGCTCTGCCGGCGGGCAAGTCGCCGCCGCCACCGCGCTGGCCAAAGGCTTTGATGAGGACAGCGACACCTCGGTCAGTTGCCGCCCGGATGCCCTCGTGCTTTTCAACCCCGTCATTGACAATGGCCCCGGCGGCTACGGTCATGACCGCGTCAAGGAGTACTGGGAAGCCTTTTCCCCGATGAACAACATCGATGCCGACGCCCCGCCGACTGTTATTTTCCTTGGGACCAAAGATAACCTGATCCCCGTCTCCACCGCCGAAACCTACAAGACGCGGATGGAACAAAACGGTGTCCGCTGCGACCTCCATCTCTACCAGGACCAGACACACGGCTTCTTCAACACCAGCCACCCGGAACATTTTTATCTGACCTTGCTCGAAACTGATAAATTCCTGACCTCCCTCGGTTATCTCCAAGGTGATCCGACCCTCCAACCTCCCACTGCCGAAACCACCTCACCAGCGGCCAAGTAA
- a CDS encoding tetratricopeptide repeat protein, translating to MFFSPLNRPNIRTASTRKGGLAMLLGVFVFTASLAGQAPPGSAVRDPFTGGGAPANATPAQAAPVSQPTNANTMNVGGGGGMFESETLRQFSKDLFDTDSDSVDFEEGTLNWKGRTFSIGNSRLVRARFERYLATPALPDDDDVYLGIIARIHELLSQVGAGEVKDAQQMNDELFEAWQLLFVAARYEMDGGTSLVIANQVYNVWRIRDENVNLDKAQSMIEVEQKKIQEELVNSDWFRKSEFDKVQQLKAEGRHSGQMFDGVTEATFRAEQLAETQVRLTNLETQRVTNGLQAKLQFQTQILNMLLSRRFEHCLIGCMFYRYAFKGSHMEMIVGKEQLQGFVPVSNFSPTVETLEFAAREAMSDVKSGMRAVETLYDSNERFAALERLQETYYLGEYMPQVLEFPPEKKRELLKLYRLVREMQNLADLKDYGAIDTTVAQIKELAYDFPSARVLSAVRSAQRLSNLSLLSAQQALAMGQTDKAEASLARATEVWPLNPAIKTFTLDIASRADISTQATLMFDQLYTREDFRQIYDRRTEFAAALMQDPLRSEQLQKVAERIGTVDMLIAAAQEQSEQENAYEAWEMLLRASELEPKDPELARTKAAVAPRVSDFVGAIDAAERAEANEQYAVSLSRYLAAQDIYPASKSCRVGIERVSKKLMAQVRASGEGIATR from the coding sequence ATGTTTTTTTCACCCCTCAACCGTCCGAACATCCGAACCGCCTCGACCCGGAAGGGGGGGCTGGCCATGCTTCTGGGTGTGTTCGTTTTTACCGCCAGCCTCGCGGGGCAGGCTCCTCCCGGGAGCGCAGTGAGGGATCCGTTTACCGGCGGCGGGGCACCGGCAAATGCCACCCCGGCCCAGGCTGCTCCCGTGTCGCAGCCGACCAACGCCAACACGATGAATGTCGGCGGCGGTGGCGGGATGTTTGAGAGTGAGACCCTGCGGCAGTTTTCCAAAGACCTTTTCGACACGGACAGCGACTCGGTGGATTTCGAGGAGGGCACGCTCAACTGGAAGGGCCGGACCTTCAGCATCGGAAATTCGCGCCTCGTGCGGGCGCGCTTCGAGCGTTACCTGGCCACCCCGGCGCTGCCCGATGACGACGATGTTTACCTCGGGATCATTGCCCGCATCCACGAACTGCTTTCCCAGGTCGGCGCGGGCGAGGTCAAGGATGCCCAGCAGATGAACGACGAGCTTTTCGAAGCCTGGCAGCTGTTGTTCGTGGCGGCGCGCTACGAGATGGACGGGGGCACCTCGCTGGTCATCGCCAATCAGGTTTACAACGTGTGGCGCATCCGCGACGAGAACGTCAACCTCGACAAGGCCCAGAGCATGATCGAGGTCGAGCAGAAGAAGATTCAGGAGGAACTGGTCAATAGCGACTGGTTCCGCAAGAGCGAGTTCGACAAGGTGCAGCAGCTCAAGGCCGAGGGGCGGCATAGCGGTCAGATGTTTGACGGGGTGACGGAGGCGACTTTCCGGGCCGAGCAACTGGCCGAGACTCAGGTCCGCCTGACCAACCTGGAAACCCAGCGCGTGACCAATGGCCTCCAGGCCAAGCTCCAGTTCCAGACGCAGATACTCAACATGCTGCTCTCGCGCCGTTTCGAGCACTGCCTGATCGGGTGCATGTTTTACCGCTACGCCTTCAAGGGCTCGCACATGGAAATGATCGTCGGCAAGGAGCAGCTTCAGGGCTTCGTGCCGGTGTCAAATTTCTCCCCCACGGTGGAGACGCTGGAGTTCGCGGCCCGCGAAGCGATGTCAGATGTCAAAAGCGGGATGCGGGCCGTGGAGACTCTTTACGACAGCAACGAGCGCTTCGCCGCGCTGGAGCGCCTGCAGGAGACCTATTATCTGGGCGAGTACATGCCGCAGGTGCTGGAGTTCCCGCCGGAGAAAAAGCGCGAGTTGCTCAAGCTCTACCGCCTCGTGCGCGAGATGCAAAACCTGGCCGATCTGAAGGACTACGGCGCGATCGACACCACGGTGGCGCAGATCAAGGAACTGGCCTACGATTTCCCCAGCGCACGGGTGCTCTCGGCCGTGCGCTCGGCCCAGCGCCTGAGTAACCTTTCCCTGCTTTCGGCCCAGCAGGCGTTGGCCATGGGGCAGACCGACAAGGCCGAGGCCTCCCTGGCCCGCGCGACCGAAGTCTGGCCGCTGAACCCGGCGATCAAGACCTTTACGCTCGATATTGCCAGCCGGGCCGACATCTCGACTCAGGCGACCCTGATGTTTGACCAGCTCTACACACGGGAGGATTTTAGGCAGATCTACGACCGGCGCACGGAGTTCGCCGCCGCGCTCATGCAGGATCCGCTGCGTTCCGAGCAGTTGCAGAAAGTCGCCGAGCGCATCGGCACGGTCGATATGTTGATCGCCGCCGCTCAGGAGCAGTCCGAACAGGAAAACGCCTACGAAGCCTGGGAAATGCTCCTGCGGGCGAGCGAACTCGAGCCCAAGGACCCCGAACTGGCCCGGACCAAGGCGGCGGTCGCCCCACGGGTGTCGGATTTTGTTGGGGCCATTGATGCCGCCGAGCGAGCCGAGGCTAATGAACAGTACGCGGTCAGCCTCAGCCGTTACCTGGCCGCGCAGGACATTTACCCGGCCTCAAAGAGCTGCCGTGTCGGTATCGAGCGGGTCAGCAAGAAGCTCATGGCGCAGGTGCGGGCTTCCGGCGAAGGCATCGCCACCCGGTAA